In Thioclava sp. GXIMD2076, one DNA window encodes the following:
- the cobT gene encoding cobaltochelatase subunit CobT, giving the protein MSKPIDNPADPFKKALAEATKTMADRPELTVSYTVDPSGSTGDTMRLPQVSRRMTRDEVLLARGTADQLALRLRHHDAGTHGRYRPSGDMAAALYEEMEFARCEALGARDMPGTLSNIDVKISHEALRKGYNQIRNQSEAPLHVAAGYMIREMATGRPLPPGASNILDLWKPFMEQQGINLDKLQDVLADQTAFAKFSRQLISDLGYGDQLGDDPDDEMGDDGDDAEEAAPENDRGEMEEQEQQDQEDADASPERAQEETQDQQQAATSTEELADPADGEEVEMPDPDAALEPPPPPAASDADPNYTVFRTEFDEEIMAEDLAEVAELERLRAYLDQQLEPLKGAVSRLANKLQRRLQAQQNRSWEFDREEGMLDAGRLARVVANPTTPLSFKIEHDTEFRDTVVTLLLDNSGSMRGRPISIAAICADVLARTLERCNVKVEILGFTTRAWKGGQSREEWLNAGRPQQPGRLNDLRHIIYKRADTPWRRARPNLGLMMKEGLLKENIDGEALEWAHKRIAKRSEARKILMVISDGAPVDDSTLSVNPANFLDKHLHDVIAMIEKRRAVELLAIGIGHDVTKYYNRAVKISDAEELAGAMTEQLAGLFDADPRKRARILGMRKVG; this is encoded by the coding sequence ATGAGCAAGCCAATCGACAACCCCGCCGATCCGTTCAAGAAAGCCCTCGCCGAGGCGACCAAAACCATGGCCGACCGCCCTGAGTTGACGGTCAGCTACACGGTCGACCCTTCCGGCTCGACGGGCGATACGATGCGCCTGCCGCAGGTCTCGCGCAGGATGACGCGCGACGAGGTCCTGCTGGCCCGCGGCACCGCCGACCAGCTGGCGCTGCGTCTGCGCCATCACGATGCGGGCACCCACGGGCGCTACCGCCCCTCGGGCGATATGGCCGCGGCGCTGTATGAAGAGATGGAATTTGCCCGCTGCGAGGCCTTGGGCGCGCGCGACATGCCGGGCACGCTCTCCAATATCGACGTCAAGATCTCGCATGAGGCGCTGCGCAAGGGCTATAACCAGATTCGCAACCAGTCCGAAGCGCCCTTGCATGTGGCCGCGGGCTATATGATCCGCGAGATGGCCACGGGACGCCCCCTTCCCCCCGGCGCCTCGAATATCCTCGACCTGTGGAAACCCTTCATGGAGCAACAGGGGATCAATCTCGACAAGCTGCAGGATGTGCTGGCCGACCAGACGGCATTCGCCAAATTCTCGCGTCAACTGATCTCGGATCTGGGCTATGGCGACCAGCTGGGCGATGACCCGGATGACGAGATGGGCGATGACGGGGATGATGCCGAGGAGGCCGCCCCCGAGAATGATCGCGGCGAGATGGAAGAACAGGAGCAGCAGGATCAGGAAGATGCTGACGCCTCTCCCGAGCGTGCGCAGGAAGAAACGCAGGACCAGCAGCAGGCCGCAACCTCGACCGAGGAACTGGCCGACCCTGCCGATGGCGAAGAGGTCGAGATGCCCGACCCCGACGCCGCCCTTGAGCCTCCACCACCCCCTGCCGCCTCTGATGCTGACCCGAATTATACGGTCTTCCGCACCGAGTTCGACGAAGAGATCATGGCCGAGGATCTGGCAGAAGTGGCCGAACTGGAACGCCTGCGTGCTTATCTGGACCAGCAGCTGGAGCCGCTCAAAGGTGCCGTCTCGCGGCTGGCCAACAAGCTGCAGCGCCGTCTGCAGGCCCAGCAGAACCGCTCGTGGGAATTCGACCGCGAGGAAGGCATGCTCGATGCGGGCCGTCTTGCGCGCGTCGTGGCCAACCCGACCACGCCTTTGTCCTTCAAGATCGAGCATGACACCGAATTCCGCGACACGGTGGTGACGCTCCTGCTGGATAATTCGGGCTCCATGCGCGGGCGCCCGATCTCGATTGCCGCGATCTGTGCCGATGTTCTGGCGCGCACGCTGGAGCGCTGCAATGTGAAGGTGGAGATCTTGGGCTTTACCACGCGGGCGTGGAAAGGCGGCCAGAGCCGCGAGGAGTGGCTCAATGCGGGCCGTCCGCAGCAACCGGGCCGTCTGAACGACCTGCGCCATATCATCTACAAACGCGCCGACACGCCGTGGCGCCGTGCGCGGCCCAATCTGGGTCTGATGATGAAAGAGGGTCTGCTGAAGGAGAATATCGATGGCGAGGCGCTCGAATGGGCGCATAAGCGCATCGCCAAGCGCTCCGAGGCGCGCAAGATCCTGATGGTGATTTCGGATGGGGCGCCAGTGGATGATTCCACGCTCTCGGTGAACCCTGCCAATTTCCTCGACAAGCATCTGCATGATGTGATCGCCATGATCGAGAAACGCCGCGCGGTCGAGCTGCTGGCCATCGGGATCGGCCATGACGTGACCAAATATTACAACCGCGCCGTCAAGATCTCGGATGCCGAGGAACTGGCCGGCGCCATGACCGAACAGCTGGCGGGCCTCTTTGACGCCGATCCGCGCAAGCGCGCGCGTATTCTGGGCATGCGGAAGGTCGGCTGA
- the lipB gene encoding lipoyl(octanoyl) transferase LipB encodes MVEWIHSDRPVAYEEALAFMEARVAAIHAGEAEEAIWLLEHPPLYTAGTSAQREDLVDPDRFPVYEAGRGGQYTYHGPGQRIAYVMLDLNRRGRDVRGFVQKLENWVIAALADFNVKGEIREGRVGVWVERPDRPRGIDGSLAEDKIAAIGVKLRKWVSFHGISINVEPDLEHFTGIVPCGIKDHGVTSLVDLGLPVELGDIDAALMAHFPEIFDPSEIDAR; translated from the coding sequence ATGGTAGAGTGGATACATTCAGACAGGCCCGTCGCTTATGAGGAGGCCTTGGCCTTCATGGAAGCCCGTGTGGCCGCGATTCATGCCGGCGAGGCCGAGGAAGCCATCTGGCTTCTCGAACATCCGCCCCTCTATACGGCGGGCACCTCGGCACAGCGCGAGGATCTGGTCGATCCCGACCGCTTCCCCGTCTATGAGGCCGGTCGGGGCGGGCAATATACCTATCACGGGCCGGGCCAGCGCATCGCCTATGTGATGCTCGATCTCAACCGCCGTGGCCGCGATGTGCGCGGCTTCGTGCAGAAGCTCGAGAACTGGGTCATCGCGGCGCTTGCCGATTTCAACGTGAAGGGCGAGATCCGCGAGGGCCGTGTGGGGGTCTGGGTCGAGCGCCCCGACCGTCCACGCGGTATCGACGGATCACTGGCCGAGGACAAGATCGCCGCGATCGGGGTGAAGCTGCGCAAATGGGTCAGCTTCCACGGCATCTCGATCAATGTCGAACCGGATCTGGAGCATTTCACGGGAATCGTGCCCTGCGGGATCAAGGATCACGGGGTCACCAGCCTTGTCGATCTGGGCCTGCCGGTGGAACTTGGCGATATCGACGCCGCCCTT
- the cobS gene encoding cobaltochelatase subunit CobS gives MLDMNAKPTEEIDVREVFGIDSDMKVKGFAERTDRVPEIDPTYKFDRDTTLAVLAGFAYNRRVMIQGYHGTGKSTHIEQIAARLNWPCVRVNLDSHVSRIDLIGKDAIKLVDGKQVTVFHEGILPWSLRNPTAIIFDEYDAGRADVMFVIQRILEAEGKLTLLDQNEVITPNPYFRLFATANTVGLGDTTGLYHGTQQINQGQMDRWSLVATLNYLSHDAEAAIVLSKNPNYNNEAGRKTISQMVHVADLTRTAFMNGDLSTVMSPRTVIAWAQNARIFNDVGYAFRLTFLNKCDELERQTVAEFYQRLFDEELPESAASIAI, from the coding sequence ATGCTCGATATGAATGCAAAACCCACCGAAGAGATCGATGTCCGCGAGGTCTTCGGAATTGACAGCGATATGAAGGTCAAGGGATTTGCCGAGCGCACCGACCGCGTGCCGGAAATCGACCCGACCTACAAATTCGACCGCGATACCACGCTGGCCGTGTTGGCAGGCTTTGCCTATAACCGCCGCGTCATGATTCAAGGCTATCACGGCACGGGAAAATCCACCCATATCGAGCAGATCGCCGCGCGGCTGAACTGGCCCTGTGTGCGCGTCAACCTCGACAGCCATGTCAGCCGGATCGACCTGATCGGGAAAGATGCGATCAAGCTGGTGGATGGCAAGCAGGTTACCGTGTTCCACGAGGGCATCCTGCCGTGGTCGCTGCGCAATCCGACCGCGATCATTTTCGACGAATATGATGCAGGCCGCGCCGATGTGATGTTCGTGATCCAACGTATTCTGGAAGCAGAGGGCAAGCTGACTCTGCTGGACCAGAACGAGGTAATCACGCCGAATCCCTATTTCCGCCTCTTCGCCACCGCGAATACCGTGGGTCTGGGCGACACGACCGGCCTCTATCACGGCACCCAGCAGATCAACCAGGGCCAGATGGACCGCTGGTCGCTGGTGGCCACGCTGAACTATCTCAGCCACGATGCCGAGGCCGCGATCGTCCTGTCGAAGAACCCCAATTACAACAACGAGGCAGGCCGCAAGACCATCAGCCAGATGGTGCATGTGGCCGACCTCACCCGCACGGCCTTCATGAATGGCGACCTGTCCACCGTCATGAGCCCGCGGACCGTCATCGCATGGGCGCAGAACGCGCGCATCTTCAACGACGTGGGCTATGCGTTCCGCCTGACCTTCCTCAATAAATGCGACGAACTCGAGCGCCAGACCGTGGCCGAGTTCTACCAGCGCCTGTTCGATGAGGAACTGCCCGAGAGCGCGGCCTCGATCGCGATCTGA
- a CDS encoding NAD(P)H-dependent oxidoreductase, with protein MADPLKIGVIVGTTREGRFADVVTEWFMEKTANRQAFQFDLIDLRDHLLPHFEESMAPAYSEPEGGAKGKWNDLLKGYDGFIVVTPEYNHSIPGVLKNAFDYAYTGWRRKPLGIVGYGPSGAMRAAEHLRVIAINFGMVPVRGAVHIAGADFFANMTERDAKAFPDHIDPTLDELLGDMEFWGNLTKPALQG; from the coding sequence ATGGCAGACCCGCTCAAGATCGGCGTCATCGTCGGCACTACCCGCGAAGGCCGCTTTGCCGATGTCGTGACCGAATGGTTCATGGAAAAAACCGCCAACCGTCAGGCGTTCCAGTTCGATCTGATCGACCTGCGTGACCATCTGCTGCCGCATTTCGAGGAATCGATGGCACCGGCCTATTCCGAGCCCGAAGGGGGCGCGAAGGGTAAATGGAACGATCTTCTGAAGGGCTATGACGGGTTCATCGTGGTCACGCCCGAATATAACCACTCGATCCCGGGTGTTCTGAAAAACGCCTTCGATTACGCCTATACTGGCTGGCGTCGCAAGCCGCTGGGGATCGTGGGCTACGGTCCGTCGGGGGCGATGCGCGCCGCCGAGCATCTGCGTGTGATCGCGATCAATTTCGGCATGGTGCCGGTGCGCGGCGCGGTCCATATCGCGGGGGCGGATTTCTTTGCCAATATGACCGAGCGGGACGCCAAAGCCTTCCCCGATCATATCGACCCCACGCTGGACGAGCTGCTGGGCGATATGGAGTTCTGGGGCAACCTGACGAAGCCCGCGCTTCAGGGCTGA
- a CDS encoding aminopeptidase P family protein, with the protein MFQDFTVKTNPETGAPRLAALRDVLASRGLAGFIVPRADIHQGEYVADRDARLGWLTGFTGSAGFCVVLPEIAGVFIDGRYRVQVRSEVDLAVYTPVNWPQTQAGAWIAEHLAEGQIGFDPWLHTHSEIEAIRKALAKTRVTLVPVDNPIDEIWTDRPAPPQAPARQHPPEFAGESSADKRTRLGAALREAGDSAAVLTQPDSICWLLNIRGDDIARNPLVQCLAILQADGRVDLFAEPAKFSPELLAGLGRDVTLCPPDQFGAALCAQSGSVLVDPATAPYAVGPILSEAGATPHYASDPCVLPKARKNAAEIAGMKAAHHRDACAMAEFLAWLDAEAPKGNLTEIDVVTALENCRRATNALTEISFDTICGAGPDGAIVHYRVTEKTDRPVNTGELLLVDSGGQYVDGTTDITRTIAVGPVPEEARAPYTRVLKGMIALSMAQWPEGVAGSHLDALARMPLWQAGQDYDHGTGHGVGAALCVHEGPVRISRASTLPIETGMILSNEPGYYRDGAFGIRIENLVLATQAAKSPEADESRRMLAFETLTWVPIDTRPVLVDLLDPPERDWLNAYHADCLERIGPHVSPATRDWMEKACAPI; encoded by the coding sequence ATGTTTCAGGATTTCACGGTCAAGACGAACCCCGAAACAGGGGCGCCCCGTCTGGCGGCCCTGCGCGATGTGCTGGCCTCACGCGGACTTGCGGGCTTCATCGTTCCGCGCGCCGATATCCATCAGGGCGAATATGTGGCCGATCGCGATGCACGGCTGGGATGGCTGACGGGCTTTACCGGCTCGGCGGGCTTCTGTGTGGTGCTGCCCGAGATTGCGGGCGTGTTTATCGACGGGCGCTACCGTGTCCAGGTGCGTTCCGAGGTGGATCTGGCCGTTTATACGCCGGTCAACTGGCCACAGACACAGGCAGGCGCGTGGATTGCCGAGCATCTGGCCGAGGGCCAGATCGGCTTTGATCCGTGGCTGCATACCCATAGCGAGATCGAGGCGATCCGTAAGGCGCTGGCCAAGACGCGCGTGACGCTGGTGCCTGTGGATAACCCTATCGACGAGATCTGGACGGACCGCCCTGCCCCGCCGCAGGCCCCTGCCCGTCAGCATCCGCCGGAATTTGCGGGCGAATCTTCGGCCGACAAGCGCACCCGCCTTGGCGCCGCGCTGCGCGAGGCGGGCGACAGTGCCGCCGTTCTGACTCAACCCGATTCCATCTGCTGGCTCCTCAATATCCGCGGTGATGACATCGCCCGCAATCCGCTGGTGCAGTGCCTTGCGATCCTACAGGCGGATGGCAGGGTGGATCTCTTTGCCGAGCCTGCCAAATTCTCGCCCGAGCTGCTGGCCGGACTGGGCCGGGATGTAACGCTCTGCCCACCCGATCAATTCGGCGCGGCGCTTTGCGCGCAATCGGGATCGGTGCTGGTTGATCCGGCCACCGCGCCCTATGCGGTCGGACCGATCCTGTCGGAAGCCGGCGCCACGCCGCATTATGCTTCCGATCCCTGCGTTCTGCCCAAAGCGCGCAAGAATGCCGCCGAGATTGCGGGCATGAAAGCCGCCCATCACCGCGATGCCTGCGCGATGGCCGAGTTTCTGGCATGGCTCGATGCGGAGGCCCCCAAGGGCAATCTGACCGAGATCGACGTGGTGACCGCGCTGGAAAACTGCCGCCGCGCCACCAATGCCCTGACCGAGATCAGTTTCGATACGATCTGTGGCGCGGGACCCGACGGGGCCATCGTCCATTACCGTGTGACCGAAAAGACGGACCGTCCCGTGAATACGGGCGAGTTGCTGCTGGTGGATTCGGGCGGGCAATATGTGGATGGCACCACCGATATCACACGCACCATTGCCGTGGGTCCGGTCCCCGAGGAGGCCCGCGCACCCTATACACGCGTGCTCAAAGGCATGATTGCGCTCTCGATGGCGCAATGGCCCGAGGGCGTGGCCGGCAGCCATCTGGATGCGCTGGCGCGGATGCCGCTCTGGCAGGCCGGTCAGGATTATGACCACGGCACCGGCCATGGTGTGGGCGCGGCGCTGTGTGTGCATGAGGGGCCGGTGCGGATTTCGCGCGCCTCGACCCTGCCCATTGAAACGGGCATGATTCTTTCAAACGAGCCGGGCTATTACCGCGATGGCGCGTTCGGCATCCGGATCGAGAATCTGGTTCTGGCCACTCAGGCCGCAAAATCCCCCGAGGCCGACGAGAGCCGCCGGATGCTGGCCTTCGAGACCCTCACATGGGTGCCGATCGACACCCGTCCCGTGCTGGTCGATCTGCTGGACCCGCCCGAGCGCGACTGGCTCAACGCCTATCACGCGGACTGTCTGGAGAGGATCGGGCCGCATGTCTCGCCCGCGACGCGGGATTGGATGGAGAAGGCCTGCGCGCCGATCTGA